The region GAAGAACGGCATGTAGCTCAGTCTGACCCCCCGGGCCTCGGAGACGGCCCTCAGCTCCGCCCTCAGCGCCACCAGGCGAGTCAGGTCCACGTCGTCGCAGTAACCGAAGTGTGGAATCTTCAGCGCCGCCGTCATCGTCTTCACCATCGCTTTATGGAAGCCTGGAGGGGGGCGACACGGGACACGCCCCAAAACGCCGTCAGACTGACACTAGCGCACTACCGCTAAAGCCCCGCCCTCAACCGTGTGTGGAAAAAGGAGGTGCGTGAAGAAACaagtggtggtgggggcggaCCTTTGAGAGGCTCGGTGACGTCCTTCCCGGTGAAGATGGGTTTGGGCGTTGTGGGCGGGGCCTTGATGGCTGCCGGAGGGATGGCGGGGCTGCAGGGGGCGGCAGCCGCGGCTGCGGGGGCCGGAGGCGGGGTCGGGGGCAGGATGGCTCCCGTCTGCTTGGCCAGGTAGTTGAGGATGTCCTCCTTCAGGATGCGTCCGTCCCGGCCGCTCCCCACCACCTCGCTGAGCTTAATCTGCGATCAGAGAACCGGGAACAGGATGACGCCGACATCGACGTGTAAGGGGAGGGGCGTGGACACCCGGGGGGGGCGGGCTTACGTTGTTCTCCATGGCCAGGCGTCTGACGGCGGGCGTGGCTTGCGTCTTGTGACCTTTAATCTCCTGGTGGGTGTGTTCCTCTCGAGCCATGGCGGGCGTCTCCACCACGTCCTCCTCCTGGATCACCTCTGGAGGACCACAATCCCACGTCAGGCCACGCCCACGGCAACGGGTACGCCTAAACGCCGGACTCCGCCTCACCTGAGCCGGACTCCGTCTCGATGTCCACCAGCGGCTTGCCCACCAGCGCCGTGGCGTCCACGTCGTAGTAGAGCTTCCTGATGACGCCGTCGTAGCGGCTGGTGATGGTGACCGACGCCTTGTCGCTCTGAACCTCGCAGATGCTGTCGAACTGCGACACCCTGTCGCCCTCCTTCACGTACCTgccagacaaaacaaaacaaagcgtGGGACTCATCAAGAACGTGCGCTCCGACACCCGTTTTCTGGAGAAAACGCCATCGCCACGTACCACTCCTTCACCGTCACCTCCATGATTCCCTCGCCGATGTCGGACAGTTTGAACTGGACGAGCGGCCCTCGacttcctgcaggagaaaaaaaacgcaCCGATGACATCACCGCGAGCACTTCCTGTACGCCGAACTCATTTTATCCGCCGCTCATTCCTGATAAAAACCCGTTGATCTGGATTCTTAGAAAACTTCCTGCACAACAGAACAAATTCCACCAACCAGGAACGCCGTGGCGACTGCTCACCAACCAGGATGCACACCTGACTGACTTACCCACGGTGGTGTGCAGCGTCCTGACGCCCGACGCTTGGAGGCGCCGCACATATCCACACGTCAGCGGCTGCCGGATTCGTTCGGGCTTCGTGTTCTGCAGCCGGAAGCATCGGCGGCGGTACTGCTGAgtcagctgacaggaagagcagaggacaaaacacGTCATCACGTCCTGATGTCAAACCTGCAGGACGGAAACCTgctcctgattggtcagcaCGAGTGTGTGTTCaatcagaatgaaaacacacgCTGAGCAGCACGGATGACGTGTGGATCACGTGTCGAGCTCCTCACACTTCCAAGCACCTGATGTTGTTGCCGCAATGGCTGTCGGGAAAGTTACGTATAGAACCTCTCCGTACAAACAACCCGAGGTCATGGAGTTCGTGTCAGTCCGCGCTGAGCTCTCGGTTACCCAGCTAACAGAAGCTAACGTAAAAGCATGCTAACGCATCATTTAGCTGCTACTTTAACAGCGGGTAGCGCTAAACCTGCTAGTTGACAAGTTAGCAGCCGGCTAGCAGCTCCGATCCCATTTCATTACATTAGCATAGCACTAGAATCAAACTTACAGCGGCTAACACGCTAAGCTAACTGCCGACGGAAGCATGACGTGTTCAACGTAACATCcacgtttgcaaataaaaaataaaaaattaaaactgcGACggattataaacttatttttctCACCAGCCGTCTGAACACAGTGAAGGAGCCTCTGGTCACTGCCgccatttttttcctgtctgacGCCGCTGCTGGTGACGTCACAGCTGGACGCCTCTCTGAGTAGCCAATCAGCATTGAGATTCGTGGTCCGCCGCAGACTACGTGGAGGAACGTTGCGATGCTGCCACACAGCGGAACAAAGAGGAATTACACTGAATTGTTATCCAATTACAACAGTGATAACACagtgataaaatgtaaatacaataataacacACTTCTCTCACAATAATAACATGCTAGTATTAACACCAGAGTCAACAGATACAAAAAGAATTGAAGGTAGAAAAATTGTAgtagaaaatacagtattttcttcacTATTTGTTATTCTTTAATCtgaggaaattaattttttattcgACCCACATCCTGATTTGAGCTGTTAAGTATATATATCAGTTATTTTTCAAGgtgtattttctcttttttgtcttgctctttttgtatttt is a window of Antennarius striatus isolate MH-2024 chromosome 7, ASM4005453v1, whole genome shotgun sequence DNA encoding:
- the dbt gene encoding lipoamide acyltransferase component of branched-chain alpha-keto acid dehydrogenase complex, mitochondrial, yielding MAAVTRGSFTVFRRLLTQQYRRRCFRLQNTKPERIRQPLTCGYVRRLQASGVRTLHTTVGSRGPLVQFKLSDIGEGIMEVTVKEWYVKEGDRVSQFDSICEVQSDKASVTITSRYDGVIRKLYYDVDATALVGKPLVDIETESGSEVIQEEDVVETPAMAREEHTHQEIKGHKTQATPAVRRLAMENNIKLSEVVGSGRDGRILKEDILNYLAKQTGAILPPTPPPAPAAAAAAPCSPAIPPAAIKAPPTTPKPIFTGKDVTEPLKGFHKAMVKTMTAALKIPHFGYCDDVDLTRLVALRAELRAVSEARGVRLSYMPFFIKAASLSLLHFPVLNASVDDGCQNITYKASHNVGLAMDTSQGLLVPNVKNVQLLSVLEVARELNRLQALGAAGQLGTADLTGGTFTLSNIGSIGGTYAKPVILPPEVAIGALGKIQVLPRFDAAGQVVRAHVMNVSWSADHRVIDGATMCRFSNLWKEYLENPALMVLDLK